The genomic stretch ATGGACCCGAAGGGCATCCTGACGACGATCGAGATCGACTCCTCCCACCAGGCGCTCGCCCAGCAGGCCTTCGCCGAGGCGGGGGTCACCAGCCGGGTGCGGTCCCTCCTCGGCCCCGCCCTGCAGATGCTGCCCAAGCTGGCAGATGCCGCCTACGACATCGTGTTCGTCGACGCGCTGAAGTCCGAGTACCCCGAGTACCTCGAGCACGCCAAGCGGCTGCTCCGCCCCGGCGGCGTCCTGATCGCCGACAACGTCCTGTGGGGCGGACGGGTGGCCGACCCGCTGGTGGACGACGAGGACACCGAGGGCCTGCGCCGCTTCAACGACGGGGTGACCGAGGACCCCGACCTGGCCGGGCTCATCCTGCCGATCGGGGACGGGATCCTCGTCGCGGTCTTCCAGCCCTCTAGCTAGCGCAGGGCCGCCAGCGCCTCCGCGTCCTCCGCGGCGAAGGTCTCCTCGAGCTCGGCGGGGCTGTGGTCGAGGTCGATCTCGGCCACGTCACGGCCCCTGGCGGACTCGATCGTGCCCAGTCGGCGGGTGCCGCGGTCGAAGGCGTACTGCACGACCTCGTCCATGTCGGTGAGGATGTTCGTGGCCGCCACCTTCTCCGGGTACCGCTCGTAGGGGTCGCGGACGATCGCGAGCGCCGGTTCGAGCATGGCGGTCATCTGGTCCTGCACGACGTCCCACATGGCGTCGTCGCCGGCGACGTGGCGTCGGCAGGTGAACGTGCCCCAGGCCATGTGGCGCCGCTCGTCG from Euzebya sp. encodes the following:
- a CDS encoding O-methyltransferase, which codes for MLNDQRIATYLRGLAEGEDEPLRAARARSEEADIPAVPAESGAVLRFLARATHARTVVEIGSGGGYSGLWFLGGMDPKGILTTIEIDSSHQALAQQAFAEAGVTSRVRSLLGPALQMLPKLADAAYDIVFVDALKSEYPEYLEHAKRLLRPGGVLIADNVLWGGRVADPLVDDEDTEGLRRFNDGVTEDPDLAGLILPIGDGILVAVFQPSS